A window of the Synechococcus sp. LTW-R genome harbors these coding sequences:
- a CDS encoding DUF561 domain-containing protein: MSRLDRLPASLRTALAEKRALKVIAGLTNFDAASVERISRAAGLGGADLIDLACDAELVQLAASVSGLPICVSAVDPELFPAAVAAGAAMVEIGNYDAFYPLGRIFDAAEVLSITRRTRELLPEVVLSATVPHVLPLDQQEQLAADLVAAGADIIQTEGGTSAKPFSAGSLGLIEKAAPTLAAAHSISRAVAVPVLCASGLSSVTVPMAIASGAAGVGVGSAVNKLNDELAMVAVVRGLREALGSAVQAAV, from the coding sequence ATGTCCCGCCTCGATCGGCTGCCCGCTTCCCTTCGCACGGCCCTGGCCGAGAAGCGTGCTCTCAAGGTGATTGCTGGCCTCACCAACTTTGACGCCGCCAGCGTTGAGCGCATCAGCCGCGCAGCCGGCCTCGGTGGTGCTGATCTGATCGACTTGGCTTGCGACGCCGAGCTGGTGCAGCTGGCCGCTTCCGTCTCGGGTCTGCCCATCTGCGTGAGCGCCGTCGATCCTGAGCTGTTCCCCGCCGCGGTGGCCGCCGGTGCCGCCATGGTCGAGATCGGTAACTACGACGCCTTCTACCCCCTGGGCCGCATCTTTGATGCCGCTGAGGTGCTCTCCATCACCCGCCGCACCCGCGAACTGCTGCCTGAGGTGGTCCTGAGCGCGACCGTCCCCCACGTGCTGCCCCTGGACCAGCAGGAGCAGCTTGCCGCTGATCTCGTGGCCGCTGGCGCCGACATCATCCAGACCGAGGGTGGCACCAGTGCCAAGCCCTTCAGCGCCGGCAGCCTCGGCCTGATCGAGAAGGCCGCCCCCACCCTGGCCGCTGCCCACAGCATCAGCCGCGCCGTGGCTGTGCCCGTGCTCTGCGCGTCGGGCCTCTCCTCCGTCACCGTGCCGATGGCGATCGCCTCCGGTGCCGCTGGCGTGGGGGTGGGCTCCGCCGTCAACAAGCTCAACGATGAGCTGGCCATGGTCGCCGTGGTTCGCGGCCTGCGCGAAGCCCTGGGGTCCGCCGTTCAGGCCGCCGTCTGA
- the tilS gene encoding tRNA lysidine(34) synthetase TilS — MAERWSDLHRRLHQQLLQQSDLLPDGEPLLLAVSGGQDSMALVGLLSDLRRLHHWPLQLWHGNHGWRPEAEQQARELQAWAQEQDLPIAIDHWSTPQADEASARAWRYGQLEALAQRLGCRRVVTGHTASDRSETVLLQLARGSHRRGLTSLRPRRTLSGTIELVRPLLAFCRSDTAQLCQELGLPIWLDPSNSDPRFSRNRVRHEVLPVLEALHPGASTRISQLSERLSQEAEGQAQLEELALASLERSAPQAKRALHRRSFTGLAHSNQRRLLHRWLDVQGISLGNAEQLEQLLHRLKPECGPGQWDLSRGRCLRWDRELIWLEPEGSAASSRKAT, encoded by the coding sequence ATGGCTGAACGCTGGAGCGACCTGCATCGGCGGCTGCACCAGCAGTTGCTGCAGCAGAGCGATCTGCTGCCCGATGGGGAGCCCCTGCTGCTGGCGGTCTCCGGCGGCCAGGACTCCATGGCCCTGGTGGGACTCTTGAGCGACCTCAGGCGGCTCCACCACTGGCCGCTGCAGCTCTGGCATGGCAACCACGGCTGGCGCCCCGAAGCCGAGCAGCAGGCCCGCGAACTCCAGGCCTGGGCCCAGGAGCAGGATCTACCGATCGCAATCGACCACTGGAGCACCCCCCAGGCAGATGAAGCCTCGGCCCGCGCCTGGCGCTACGGGCAGCTCGAGGCCCTGGCCCAACGGCTGGGATGCCGCAGGGTGGTGACCGGCCACACCGCAAGCGACCGCAGCGAGACTGTCCTGCTCCAACTCGCCCGGGGCAGCCATCGCCGCGGCCTCACCAGCCTCAGGCCGAGGCGCACCCTCAGCGGCACGATCGAGCTGGTGCGTCCCCTGCTGGCGTTCTGCCGCAGCGACACCGCCCAGCTGTGCCAGGAGCTCGGCTTACCGATTTGGCTGGACCCCAGCAACAGCGATCCGCGCTTCAGCCGCAATCGGGTGCGCCATGAGGTCCTGCCGGTGCTGGAGGCGCTGCACCCCGGCGCGAGCACGCGCATCAGCCAACTCAGCGAACGGCTGAGCCAAGAAGCGGAGGGGCAAGCCCAGTTGGAGGAACTCGCCTTAGCCAGCCTCGAGCGTTCCGCCCCCCAAGCGAAGCGGGCCTTGCACCGCCGGTCCTTCACAGGGCTCGCCCACAGCAACCAACGGCGGCTCCTGCATCGCTGGCTGGACGTTCAGGGCATCAGCCTGGGCAACGCGGAGCAGTTGGAGCAGCTGCTGCATCGCCTCAAGCCCGAATGTGGACCAGGCCAATGGGACCTCAGCCGCGGGCGCTGCCTGCGCTGGGACCGCGAGCTGATCTGGCTGGAGCCCGAGGGAAGTGCGGCCAGTTCGCGCAAAGCGACCTAA
- the tig gene encoding trigger factor, giving the protein MSPAASTASKATAKQADLKLSTSARPGSRMAIEIAVPGERTQGSHNAAVEKLSRSVKLPGFRKGKVPRAVLMQQIGPLQIRATALESLVDSVFKDALKQADIPAIGQPALDGGFESLLERFEPGQELTLTLEMDVEPTPKLKSTKGLKAEAESVSFDPARIDELIEQSRRQMATLVPVEGRAAASGDVAVLSFKGTYSDTGEAIEGGSGDAMEVELEDGRMIPGFVEGVIGMKAGESKTIACQFPEDYAQEDAAGRKASFDITLSELKGRELPALDDAFAQQASDKQTLAELRSDLETRLKEDAERRHQSNRHDALLAALVEQLEVELPETLVQEEIVTLLEQTAGQLAQQGMDVKKLFTPQLIQSLRETSRPEAEERLKRSLALKALAAAEKLELEASEIDAKIKELSRGFSDSSRIDPERLRQAVQEDLMREKLLGWLESNSTITEKAAEAGEEKPKAKAKSAAKKKAKADDAEAATTEA; this is encoded by the coding sequence ATGAGCCCTGCCGCTAGCACCGCCAGCAAAGCCACTGCCAAACAGGCAGATCTCAAGCTGAGCACCAGCGCCCGTCCCGGCAGCCGGATGGCGATCGAAATTGCCGTTCCTGGGGAGCGCACCCAAGGGAGCCACAACGCGGCCGTCGAGAAGCTGAGCCGCAGCGTGAAACTCCCCGGCTTCCGCAAGGGCAAGGTGCCCCGCGCGGTGCTGATGCAGCAAATCGGTCCCCTGCAGATTCGGGCAACCGCCCTGGAGTCCCTGGTGGACAGCGTCTTCAAGGACGCCCTCAAACAAGCCGACATCCCCGCCATCGGCCAACCGGCCCTCGACGGCGGCTTCGAATCCCTGCTCGAGCGCTTTGAGCCCGGTCAAGAGCTGACCTTGACCCTGGAGATGGATGTGGAGCCCACTCCGAAGCTCAAGAGCACCAAAGGCCTCAAGGCCGAAGCCGAGTCCGTCAGCTTTGATCCCGCCCGCATCGACGAACTGATCGAGCAATCCCGCCGTCAGATGGCCACCCTCGTACCGGTTGAAGGCCGTGCCGCGGCCTCCGGCGATGTGGCTGTTCTCAGCTTCAAGGGCACCTACAGCGACACCGGCGAAGCCATCGAAGGCGGCAGCGGTGATGCCATGGAAGTGGAACTGGAAGACGGCCGCATGATCCCCGGCTTTGTGGAAGGGGTCATCGGCATGAAGGCCGGCGAGAGCAAGACCATCGCTTGCCAGTTCCCCGAGGACTACGCCCAGGAAGACGCTGCCGGCCGGAAAGCCAGCTTCGACATCACCCTGAGCGAGCTCAAGGGTCGTGAACTGCCCGCCCTGGATGACGCGTTCGCCCAACAAGCCAGCGACAAGCAAACCCTCGCCGAGCTGCGCAGCGATCTGGAGACCCGCCTCAAGGAGGACGCCGAGCGTCGCCACCAGTCCAACCGCCATGACGCCCTGCTGGCGGCCCTGGTGGAGCAACTGGAGGTTGAACTGCCCGAGACCCTCGTTCAAGAGGAGATCGTGACCCTGCTCGAGCAAACCGCTGGCCAACTGGCCCAACAGGGGATGGACGTCAAAAAGCTGTTCACTCCTCAGCTGATCCAAAGCCTGCGCGAGACCTCTCGCCCCGAAGCCGAGGAGCGCCTGAAGCGCAGCCTGGCCCTCAAGGCCCTGGCCGCCGCCGAGAAGCTGGAATTGGAAGCCAGCGAAATTGACGCCAAGATCAAGGAACTCAGCCGCGGCTTTAGCGACAGCTCCCGCATCGACCCCGAGCGCCTGCGCCAGGCCGTTCAGGAAGACCTGATGCGCGAGAAGCTCCTGGGCTGGCTGGAGAGCAACTCCACCATCACCGAGAAAGCTGCAGAGGCCGGCGAGGAGAAGCCCAAGGCCAAGGCCAAGAGCGCTGCCAAGAAGAAAGCCAAGGCTGACGACGCCGAGGCAGCCACCACCGAGGCCTGA
- a CDS encoding aspartate-semialdehyde dehydrogenase, producing the protein MTSTDVRSLPNRPLHVAVLGATGAVGQELLTLLKERAFPVGQLTLLASPRSAGQTLEWNGQELTIQPVTAEAFAGVDVVLASAGGSVSKQWAPIAAAAGAVVIDNSSAFRMEAGVPLVVPEVNPHEAFRHQGVIANPNCTTILMTLALAPLAARRALRRVVVSTYQSASGAGARAMEELSELSRTVLDGGTPMSSVLPYSLAFNLFLHNSPLQDNGYCEEELKMVNETRKIMGLPDLRVSATCVRVPVLRAHSEAINIEFCEPFPVEEARALLQDAPGVELIEDFSSNRFPMPTDVTGRDPVAVGRIRQDLSEPNALELWLCGDQIRKGAALNAIQIAELLLDPVAAAAAAQAPVGVSA; encoded by the coding sequence TTGACTTCCACTGACGTTCGTTCGCTGCCCAACCGTCCGCTGCATGTCGCCGTCCTGGGAGCGACCGGAGCGGTTGGCCAAGAGCTGCTGACCTTGCTGAAGGAGCGGGCTTTCCCGGTGGGTCAGCTCACCCTGTTGGCCTCACCGCGCTCGGCCGGTCAAACCCTGGAGTGGAACGGTCAGGAGCTGACCATTCAGCCCGTCACGGCTGAGGCCTTTGCCGGCGTGGACGTGGTGCTCGCCTCGGCGGGTGGCTCCGTCTCGAAGCAATGGGCTCCCATCGCTGCCGCCGCTGGGGCGGTCGTGATCGATAACTCCAGTGCGTTTCGGATGGAAGCCGGGGTTCCCCTGGTGGTTCCCGAGGTCAATCCCCACGAGGCTTTCCGCCATCAGGGGGTGATCGCTAACCCCAACTGCACCACGATTTTGATGACCTTGGCTTTGGCGCCCTTGGCGGCTCGCCGTGCCCTGCGTCGGGTGGTGGTCAGCACCTACCAATCAGCGAGTGGTGCGGGTGCCCGTGCGATGGAAGAGTTGAGCGAACTCAGCCGCACGGTCCTCGACGGCGGGACGCCGATGAGCAGTGTTCTGCCGTATTCCCTGGCCTTCAACCTCTTCCTGCACAACTCCCCGTTGCAGGACAACGGCTACTGCGAAGAGGAGCTGAAGATGGTCAATGAAACCCGGAAGATCATGGGTTTGCCCGACCTCCGGGTTTCGGCCACCTGCGTTCGCGTTCCTGTTCTGCGCGCCCACTCCGAGGCGATCAACATCGAGTTCTGCGAACCCTTCCCCGTCGAGGAAGCCCGTGCGCTGCTGCAGGACGCACCCGGCGTTGAACTGATCGAAGACTTCAGCTCTAACCGCTTCCCGATGCCGACGGATGTCACCGGCCGGGATCCCGTGGCCGTCGGCCGCATTCGCCAGGACCTCAGCGAACCCAACGCCCTTGAGCTCTGGCTGTGCGGCGACCAGATCCGTAAGGGGGCAGCCCTGAATGCGATCCAGATCGCTGAGTTGCTGCTCGATCCCGTGGCTGCTGCCGCCGCGGCTCAGGCCCCAGTGGGAGTCTCGGCATGA
- a CDS encoding ribonuclease J, producing MTSQTPGRNGAAKQPHLRVIPLGGLHEIGKNTCVFEYGDDIMLVDAGLAFPSDGMHGVNVVMPDTSYLKENQKRIRGMIVTHGHEDHIGGISHHLKNFNIPVIYGPRLAMSMLQGKMEEAGVTDRTTIQTVGPRDVVKVGQHFSVEFIRNTHSMADSFSLAITTPVGTIIFTGDFKFDHTPVDGEYFDMARLAHYGEQGVLCLFSDSTNAEVPGFCPPERSVFPALDRHIAQAEGRVIVTTFASSIHRVAMILELAMKNGRKVGLLGRSMLNVIAKARELGYMRAPDDLFVPIKQIRDLPDRETLLLMTGSQGEPLAALSRISRGEHPQVQVKSSDTIIFSASPIPGNTISVVNTIDRLMMLGAKVVYGKGEGIHVSGHGFQEDQKLMLALTRPKFFVPVHGEHRMLVCHSKTAQSMGVPADNMLIIDNGDVVELTADSLKKGEPVKAGIELLDASRNGIVDARVLKERQQLADDGVITMLAVISTDGVMAAPPRVNLRGVVTAADPRKLSLWTEREITWVLENRWQQLSRNTGGKAPEVDWMGVQREIEVGLQRRLRRELQVEPLIICLVQPAPGGTPAYKGRADAEPDTRPAPRGRRDGNRDGNRDRDRDRDRTPRRELAPVGAAPSSAPAPVAAAKAAPVAAAPKAEEPEIAGRTRRRRSTAS from the coding sequence ATGACTTCTCAAACCCCCGGCCGTAACGGCGCCGCCAAGCAGCCCCACCTGCGGGTGATTCCCCTGGGTGGCCTACACGAGATCGGCAAGAACACCTGCGTGTTCGAGTACGGCGACGACATCATGCTCGTGGATGCGGGCCTCGCCTTCCCCAGCGATGGGATGCACGGCGTGAACGTCGTGATGCCCGACACCAGCTACCTCAAGGAGAACCAGAAGCGCATCCGCGGAATGATCGTGACCCACGGTCACGAGGACCACATCGGTGGCATTTCGCACCACCTCAAGAACTTCAATATCCCGGTGATCTATGGCCCCCGGCTGGCCATGTCGATGCTCCAGGGAAAGATGGAGGAGGCCGGTGTCACCGATCGCACCACCATCCAGACCGTGGGTCCGCGGGATGTGGTGAAGGTCGGCCAGCACTTCTCGGTGGAGTTCATTCGGAACACCCACTCGATGGCAGACAGCTTCTCGCTGGCCATCACCACCCCTGTGGGGACGATCATCTTCACGGGTGACTTCAAGTTCGACCACACCCCGGTCGACGGCGAATACTTCGATATGGCCCGCCTCGCCCATTACGGCGAGCAGGGCGTTCTTTGCCTCTTCAGCGATTCCACCAACGCCGAAGTCCCCGGCTTCTGCCCCCCCGAACGTTCGGTCTTCCCGGCCCTGGATCGCCACATCGCCCAGGCCGAAGGCCGGGTGATCGTGACGACCTTTGCGAGCTCGATCCATCGCGTCGCGATGATCCTGGAGCTGGCCATGAAGAACGGCCGCAAAGTCGGCCTCCTCGGCCGCTCGATGCTCAACGTGATCGCCAAGGCCCGTGAGTTGGGCTACATGCGCGCTCCGGATGATCTGTTCGTTCCGATCAAGCAGATTCGCGACCTCCCCGATCGCGAGACCCTGCTGCTCATGACCGGTAGTCAGGGTGAGCCTTTGGCTGCCTTGAGCCGCATCTCTCGCGGTGAGCACCCCCAGGTGCAGGTCAAGTCGAGCGACACGATCATCTTCTCCGCGAGCCCGATCCCCGGGAACACCATCTCGGTGGTGAACACCATTGACCGGCTGATGATGCTGGGCGCCAAGGTGGTCTACGGCAAGGGCGAGGGCATCCACGTCTCTGGCCACGGCTTCCAGGAGGACCAGAAGCTGATGCTGGCCCTCACCCGTCCCAAGTTCTTCGTGCCGGTGCACGGCGAGCACCGCATGCTCGTCTGCCACAGCAAGACCGCCCAGTCCATGGGCGTTCCGGCCGACAACATGTTGATCATCGACAACGGTGACGTCGTCGAGCTGACGGCCGACTCGCTCAAGAAGGGCGAACCCGTGAAGGCGGGCATCGAACTCCTGGATGCGTCCCGCAACGGCATCGTCGATGCCCGCGTGCTCAAAGAGCGTCAGCAGCTCGCCGATGACGGTGTGATCACGATGCTCGCCGTGATCAGCACCGACGGTGTGATGGCGGCTCCTCCGCGGGTCAACCTGCGTGGTGTGGTCACCGCGGCTGATCCCCGCAAGCTCAGCCTCTGGACCGAACGGGAAATTACCTGGGTGCTCGAGAACCGCTGGCAGCAGCTCTCCCGCAACACCGGTGGCAAGGCCCCTGAGGTCGACTGGATGGGCGTGCAGCGGGAAATCGAGGTGGGTCTGCAGCGCCGCCTGCGCCGTGAACTCCAAGTGGAGCCCTTGATCATCTGTTTGGTTCAGCCCGCCCCTGGCGGCACCCCGGCCTACAAGGGCCGTGCTGACGCCGAGCCCGACACCCGTCCGGCCCCCCGTGGCCGCCGTGACGGCAACCGCGATGGCAACCGTGACCGGGATCGCGACCGGGACCGCACCCCTCGCCGTGAGTTGGCTCCCGTGGGCGCGGCACCCTCCTCGGCTCCCGCACCGGTGGCTGCAGCCAAGGCTGCGCCTGTGGCCGCTGCGCCGAAGGCTGAGGAACCTGAAATCGCTGGCCGGACCCGCCGCCGCCGCTCCACCGCGAGTTGA
- the dapA gene encoding 4-hydroxy-tetrahydrodipicolinate synthase — translation MSTALTPGAPSPAPFGRVITAMITPFSADGSVDLPMAAKLASHLVDHGSDGLVICGTTGESPTLSWDEQHQLFSAVKAAVGDRAKVLAGTGSNCTAEAVEAIGEAAALGADGALVVVPYYNKPPQEGLEAHFRAVAQAAPQTLLMLYNIPGRTGCSLNPETAARLMDLPNVVSFKAASGTTEEVSALRAVCGERLAIYSGDDALTLPMMAVGAVGVVSVASHVAGDQIQRMVQAFLAGDFRAALAEHEQLLPLCKALFCTTNPIPVKAALELSGWSVGAPRLPLVSASSDVRDRLTSVLAALRPT, via the coding sequence ATGAGTACGGCCTTGACCCCAGGCGCGCCCTCCCCGGCCCCCTTTGGCCGGGTGATCACCGCGATGATCACCCCGTTTTCGGCTGATGGTTCGGTGGATCTCCCGATGGCGGCCAAGTTGGCCAGCCATTTGGTGGATCACGGTTCCGATGGCCTTGTGATTTGCGGCACCACCGGCGAATCGCCCACCCTTAGCTGGGATGAGCAGCACCAACTCTTTTCCGCGGTCAAAGCTGCCGTGGGGGACCGCGCCAAGGTTTTGGCCGGCACCGGCAGCAACTGCACCGCCGAGGCTGTCGAGGCCATTGGTGAGGCGGCCGCGCTCGGCGCTGACGGCGCCTTGGTGGTTGTGCCCTACTACAACAAGCCTCCCCAGGAGGGGCTGGAGGCCCATTTCCGGGCCGTGGCCCAGGCGGCCCCCCAGACGCTGCTGATGCTCTACAACATCCCCGGCCGGACCGGCTGCAGCCTGAATCCAGAGACCGCCGCTCGGTTGATGGACCTCCCGAATGTGGTCAGCTTCAAGGCGGCGAGTGGCACGACCGAAGAGGTGAGCGCGCTGCGCGCGGTCTGCGGTGAACGCCTGGCGATTTATAGCGGTGATGACGCCTTGACCCTGCCGATGATGGCCGTCGGTGCCGTCGGCGTCGTCAGCGTCGCCAGCCATGTCGCTGGCGATCAGATTCAGCGCATGGTGCAGGCCTTCCTCGCCGGTGACTTCAGGGCGGCGTTGGCCGAGCACGAGCAACTGCTTCCCCTCTGCAAAGCCCTGTTCTGCACCACCAATCCCATCCCCGTGAAGGCGGCCTTGGAACTGAGCGGCTGGTCCGTTGGTGCCCCCCGGCTTCCGTTGGTTTCTGCATCAAGCGATGTGCGCGATCGACTCACCTCCGTCCTGGCAGCCCTGCGTCCCACTTGA
- the clpP gene encoding ATP-dependent Clp endopeptidase proteolytic subunit ClpP has translation MINASTPHPIQNRWLGQGPQSSISTGPSAAPGVLPTVVEQSGRGERAFDIYSRLLRERIIFLGSGIDDQVADAMVAQLLFLEAEDPEKDIQIYVNSPGGSVTAGLAIYDTMQQVAPDVVTICYGLAASMGAFLLSGGTKGKRLALPNARIMIHQPLGGAQGQAVDIEIQAKEILYLKETLNGLMAEHTGQPLDKIAEDTDRDYFLSPAEAVQYGLIDRVVTDTTPV, from the coding sequence GTGATCAACGCCAGCACCCCCCATCCAATTCAGAACCGCTGGCTGGGCCAAGGGCCCCAATCCTCGATTTCGACTGGCCCGTCCGCCGCTCCCGGAGTGCTCCCCACGGTGGTGGAGCAATCCGGCCGCGGCGAGCGGGCCTTTGACATTTATTCCCGCCTGCTCCGCGAGCGCATCATCTTCTTGGGCAGCGGCATCGACGACCAAGTGGCGGACGCGATGGTCGCCCAGCTGCTCTTCCTGGAAGCCGAAGACCCCGAGAAGGACATCCAGATCTACGTCAACTCCCCCGGGGGCTCGGTCACCGCTGGTCTGGCGATCTACGACACCATGCAGCAGGTCGCACCTGACGTCGTGACCATCTGCTACGGCCTGGCTGCCTCCATGGGCGCCTTCCTCCTCTCCGGCGGCACCAAGGGCAAGCGGCTCGCCCTGCCCAACGCGCGGATCATGATCCACCAGCCCCTGGGCGGGGCCCAAGGCCAAGCCGTGGACATCGAGATCCAGGCCAAGGAGATCCTGTATCTCAAGGAGACCTTGAACGGCCTGATGGCGGAACACACCGGCCAGCCCTTGGACAAAATCGCGGAAGACACCGACCGCGACTACTTCCTTTCCCCGGCAGAAGCGGTTCAATACGGCCTGATCGATCGTGTCGTCACCGATACGACCCCGGTTTGA
- the uvrB gene encoding excinuclease ABC subunit UvrB has translation MPNPFEIHAPYEPKGDQPEAIKALVAGVESGERYQTLLGATGTGKTFTIANVIAKTGRPALVLAHNKTLAAQLCNELREFFPKNAVEYFISYYDYYQPEAYVPVSDTYIAKTASINEEIDMLRHSATRSLFERRDVIVVASISCIYGLGIPSEYLKAAVKFEVGETLNLRGSLRELVNNQYSRNDLEISRGRFRVRGDVLEIGPAYEDRLVRIELFGDEVEAIRYVDPTTGEILQSLESISIYPAKHFVTPKERLEDAIKAIRSELRERLDVLNEQGKLLEAQRLEQRTTYDLEMLEQVGYCNGVENYARHLAGREAGTPPECLIDYFPEDWLLVVDESHVTCSQLQAMYNGDQARKGVLIEHGFRLPSAADNRPLKGDEFWEKARQSIFVSATPGHWELKQSDSEVVEQVIRPTGVLDPIVEVRPTDGQVDDLLGEIRLRAEKKERVLVTTLTKRMAEDLTDYLAENGVRVRYLHSEIHSIERIEIIQDLRNGEYDVLVGVNLLREGLDLPEVSLVAILDADKEGFLRAERSLIQTIGRAARHVEGVALLYADNLTDSMAKAISETERRRAIQQTYNEKHGITPSPAGKRGSNSILAFLEMSRRLNDEQLEQATEQAEHNDVPLDSLPELIQQLEDKMKSAAKNLDFEEAANLRDRIKGLRQKLVGKH, from the coding sequence ATGCCTAACCCGTTTGAAATCCACGCTCCCTACGAGCCCAAAGGGGATCAGCCCGAGGCGATCAAGGCGCTCGTGGCTGGCGTGGAATCGGGTGAGCGCTATCAGACCCTGCTGGGTGCGACGGGAACCGGTAAGACCTTCACCATCGCCAACGTCATTGCCAAGACCGGCCGGCCGGCTTTGGTCTTGGCTCACAACAAAACCCTGGCGGCCCAGCTCTGTAATGAGCTCCGGGAGTTCTTTCCGAAGAACGCCGTTGAGTACTTCATCTCGTACTACGACTACTACCAACCGGAGGCGTATGTGCCCGTCTCCGATACCTACATCGCCAAGACGGCGTCGATCAACGAAGAGATCGACATGTTGCGGCACTCCGCGACCCGCTCACTCTTTGAGCGCCGCGATGTGATCGTCGTCGCCTCCATCAGTTGTATTTACGGCCTGGGGATTCCGAGTGAATACCTCAAGGCCGCCGTCAAATTTGAGGTGGGAGAAACCCTCAACCTGCGCGGCTCCCTGCGGGAGTTGGTCAACAACCAGTACTCCCGCAACGACCTCGAGATCTCCCGCGGACGCTTCCGGGTGCGGGGTGATGTGCTCGAGATCGGGCCCGCCTATGAAGACCGTCTGGTGCGGATCGAGCTCTTCGGCGATGAGGTCGAGGCCATCCGCTACGTGGACCCCACCACCGGTGAAATCCTCCAGAGCCTGGAGTCCATCAGCATCTATCCGGCCAAGCACTTCGTGACCCCCAAGGAGCGCCTGGAGGACGCGATCAAGGCCATTCGCTCGGAACTGCGGGAGCGCCTCGATGTCCTCAATGAGCAGGGCAAGTTGCTTGAGGCGCAACGTCTGGAGCAGCGCACCACCTACGACCTCGAGATGCTCGAGCAGGTCGGTTACTGCAACGGCGTTGAGAACTATGCGCGCCATCTCGCCGGCCGGGAGGCGGGGACCCCGCCGGAATGTCTGATCGACTATTTCCCCGAGGACTGGTTGCTGGTGGTGGACGAGTCCCACGTCACCTGCTCCCAGCTGCAGGCGATGTACAACGGCGACCAAGCCCGCAAGGGCGTGCTGATTGAGCACGGCTTCCGGCTGCCCAGCGCCGCGGACAACCGCCCGCTCAAGGGCGACGAGTTCTGGGAGAAGGCTCGCCAGAGCATCTTCGTGAGCGCCACCCCGGGGCACTGGGAGCTCAAGCAGAGCGACTCCGAAGTGGTCGAGCAGGTCATCCGTCCCACCGGAGTCCTCGATCCCATCGTCGAGGTGCGGCCGACCGATGGCCAGGTCGATGACCTGCTTGGTGAAATTCGCCTTCGGGCGGAGAAGAAGGAGCGGGTCCTGGTCACGACCCTGACCAAGCGGATGGCGGAAGACCTGACCGACTACCTCGCTGAGAACGGCGTCCGGGTTCGCTATCTCCACTCGGAGATCCACTCGATCGAGCGGATCGAGATCATCCAGGACCTGCGCAACGGCGAGTACGACGTCCTGGTGGGTGTGAACCTGCTGCGGGAGGGCCTGGACCTGCCTGAGGTTTCCTTAGTGGCGATCCTGGATGCGGACAAGGAGGGCTTCCTGCGGGCTGAGCGTTCCTTGATTCAGACCATCGGCCGGGCGGCGCGGCACGTGGAAGGGGTGGCGCTGCTCTACGCCGACAACCTGACCGATTCCATGGCCAAGGCCATCTCGGAAACCGAGCGCCGGCGGGCCATTCAGCAGACCTACAACGAGAAGCACGGCATCACGCCGAGCCCGGCCGGCAAGCGGGGAAGCAATTCGATCCTGGCCTTCTTGGAGATGTCGCGGCGCCTCAATGACGAGCAGTTGGAGCAGGCCACGGAGCAGGCCGAGCACAACGATGTGCCGTTGGATTCCCTGCCGGAGTTGATTCAACAACTCGAGGACAAGATGAAATCAGCGGCCAAAAATCTTGACTTTGAAGAGGCCGCCAACCTGCGCGATCGCATCAAAGGTCTGCGCCAAAAGCTAGTGGGGAAGCACTAA